One window of the Shewanella khirikhana genome contains the following:
- the cobB gene encoding Sir2 family NAD+-dependent deacetylase has protein sequence MYRHIVVLTGAGISAESGIRTFRDQHGLWEEHHIEDVATPEGYERDPELVERFYNQRWAQLKSDEVAPNAAHEALAKLEAEFDGEFLLITQNVDDLHERGGSRKLIHMHGELVKGRCPRSRQTFLLREPFGPDNLCTCCIPAQRLRPHIVWFGEMPFGMDRIHDALERCDLFIAIGTSGTVYPAAGFVDTANHHGAQTVEVNLMPADRHSQFQWHLTGSAGHIMPRLTEALLVGKSLCSLADVLTESA, from the coding sequence ATGTACCGGCACATAGTTGTACTCACCGGCGCCGGGATCTCCGCCGAGTCCGGGATCCGTACCTTCAGGGACCAACATGGTCTCTGGGAAGAGCACCATATTGAAGATGTGGCCACGCCCGAAGGCTATGAGCGTGATCCTGAGCTGGTTGAACGGTTTTACAACCAGCGCTGGGCGCAGCTGAAGTCTGACGAGGTGGCCCCCAATGCCGCCCACGAGGCGCTGGCGAAACTTGAAGCCGAATTTGATGGCGAGTTTTTGCTGATCACCCAGAATGTGGATGATCTGCACGAGCGTGGCGGCAGTCGCAAGCTTATTCATATGCACGGTGAGTTGGTGAAGGGCCGCTGTCCGCGTTCACGGCAAACCTTTCTGCTGCGTGAACCCTTCGGCCCGGACAATCTTTGTACCTGCTGTATTCCGGCTCAGCGCCTGCGGCCCCATATTGTCTGGTTCGGCGAAATGCCTTTTGGCATGGACCGCATCCATGATGCACTGGAGCGCTGCGATCTCTTTATCGCCATCGGCACCTCGGGCACCGTCTATCCGGCCGCCGGTTTTGTGGATACCGCCAATCACCATGGCGCGCAAACCGTTGAGGTAAACCTGATGCCTGCCGACCGCCACAGTCAGTTTCAATGGCATCTTACCGGCAGCGCAGGTCATATCATGCCGCGGCTGACTGAGGCCCTGTTGGTAGGCAAGAGCCTTTGCAGCCTGGCCGATGTGCTGACCGAAAGCGCCTGA
- a CDS encoding AraC family transcriptional regulator has protein sequence MEVMSDILRAIRVVGSVYFCSQVEAPWTKTFSALEHASFHMIRRGACWAKVDDAVERLEEGDLIFLGPGQDHVLSSQAPDAEHADISEPTLLLCGSFSFSRSATTPLLDILPRVTIVRDRDLANYPWLRSTFGQLSAEYMAQGPGSELIVNKLTEIILVELIRINFGRTERSPFLDALNDKRIARALQLLHERPELNWTLQSLANDIGMSRAAFASRFSAMVGRPMFDYLTQLRMQKAQELLTESLLTIDEIAERVGYGSERAFTLTFKKHTGTTPTRFRAR, from the coding sequence ATGGAAGTGATGAGCGATATACTGCGGGCTATCCGCGTGGTGGGCAGTGTGTATTTTTGCAGCCAGGTGGAGGCGCCCTGGACCAAAACCTTCTCAGCGCTTGAGCACGCCAGCTTTCATATGATCCGCCGCGGCGCCTGCTGGGCAAAGGTGGATGATGCCGTTGAGCGGCTGGAGGAGGGCGACCTTATCTTTCTTGGGCCGGGGCAGGACCATGTGCTCAGCAGTCAGGCGCCCGATGCTGAACATGCCGACATCAGTGAACCAACCTTGCTGCTGTGTGGCTCGTTCAGTTTCAGTCGCAGCGCCACCACGCCGCTGCTCGATATATTGCCGCGGGTGACCATAGTGCGTGACCGGGACTTGGCCAATTACCCCTGGCTTCGCAGCACCTTCGGCCAGTTAAGCGCCGAGTACATGGCCCAGGGGCCAGGCTCGGAGCTTATCGTGAATAAGCTCACCGAGATAATTTTGGTGGAGCTTATCCGGATTAACTTTGGCCGCACTGAGCGCAGCCCGTTTCTGGATGCCCTGAACGACAAACGCATCGCCCGTGCGCTGCAATTGCTGCACGAGCGGCCCGAACTCAACTGGACCTTGCAGTCGCTGGCCAATGACATCGGCATGTCGCGTGCCGCCTTTGCCAGCCGCTTCAGCGCCATGGTGGGGCGGCCCATGTTTGACTATCTCACCCAGCTGCGGATGCAAAAGGCCCAGGAACTGCTGACAGAATCCCTGCTCACTATCGATGAGATTGCCGAGCGGGTGGGATATGGCTCGGAGCGCGCCTTCACCCTGACCTTTAAGAAACATACAGGCACCACTCCAACGCGCTTTCGGGCCCGCTAG
- a CDS encoding DUF417 family protein yields MTKFTQNHSALAHTINKVADQGLKFSIVIVLGWIGAMKFTGYEAGAIEGLVASSPLTSWLYSVFSLQAASNLIGTVEVATALALLLAPLHRAIAVAGAASAVLTFAVTSSFLLSAPITEPSLSGFPAISVVPGQFLLKDLVLLAAAVSLLGKALTKEE; encoded by the coding sequence ATGACTAAATTTACCCAAAACCACAGCGCCCTCGCCCACACAATCAACAAGGTTGCCGATCAGGGCCTTAAGTTTTCCATCGTGATAGTACTGGGCTGGATTGGCGCCATGAAGTTCACCGGCTACGAAGCCGGTGCCATCGAGGGCCTGGTTGCTTCCAGTCCACTGACCAGCTGGCTCTACAGCGTGTTCAGCCTGCAGGCGGCCTCTAATTTAATTGGCACCGTGGAAGTCGCCACCGCGCTGGCATTGCTGCTTGCCCCCCTGCACCGGGCCATTGCCGTGGCAGGCGCAGCAAGTGCCGTGCTGACCTTCGCGGTCACCAGCAGCTTTTTGTTAAGCGCCCCCATCACTGAGCCAAGCCTGAGTGGCTTCCCCGCCATCTCGGTGGTGCCTGGGCAGTTTTTGCTCAAAGATCTGGTATTGCTTGCCGCCGCTGTCAGTTTGCTTGGCAAAGCGCTAACCAAGGAAGAGTGA
- the bioA gene encoding adenosylmethionine--8-amino-7-oxononanoate transaminase, protein MSIDFEFDRNHLWHPYTSMAAPLPVLGITSASGCRLTLEDGRELVDGTSSWWSAIHGYGHPALVSAVQTQAATLSHVMFGGLTHEPATKLGKALLSLVHPKLTKVFYADSGSVAVEVALKMAIQYWQGRNEPQKHKLLTVLGGYHGDTFAAMSVCDPNSGMHGMFGHLVPKQIFAKAPAAGFNRPFVDADITELRTLLQAHHHKIAALVIEPIMQGAGGLRFHSPEYLQAIRALCDEYRVLLILDEIATGFGRTGKAFAYEHAGIAPDLLCLGKALTGGMLSLAATLSTDEVAAGISNSPAGVFMHGPTFMANPLACAAAIASLALFAENRWPSQVANIETRLTDALEAARVLPQVVDVRVLGAVGVIEMAQTVDTAFALKAFAERGVWVRPFGRLIYVMPPYCISDAELAMLTKAMVEVAALEGICKTAHNPAHG, encoded by the coding sequence ATGAGCATAGATTTCGAGTTCGACCGAAACCACCTTTGGCATCCTTATACTTCCATGGCAGCACCTCTGCCGGTGCTGGGGATAACCAGCGCCAGCGGCTGCCGCCTGACGCTGGAAGATGGTCGGGAGCTGGTCGATGGCACCTCGTCCTGGTGGTCGGCCATTCACGGTTATGGTCATCCCGCCTTGGTTTCCGCAGTGCAAACGCAGGCGGCAACACTCAGCCATGTGATGTTCGGCGGCCTCACCCATGAGCCCGCTACCAAGCTTGGCAAGGCGCTGCTTAGCCTAGTTCATCCCAAGCTGACCAAGGTATTTTATGCCGATTCAGGCTCAGTGGCGGTGGAAGTGGCCCTCAAAATGGCCATCCAATATTGGCAGGGAAGAAACGAGCCACAAAAACACAAGCTGCTGACCGTGCTTGGTGGTTATCACGGCGACACCTTTGCGGCCATGAGCGTCTGCGATCCCAACTCGGGCATGCACGGTATGTTCGGCCATCTGGTACCCAAACAGATTTTTGCCAAGGCGCCAGCGGCAGGTTTTAACAGGCCGTTTGTTGATGCCGACATCACTGAGCTGCGCACGTTACTGCAAGCCCATCACCATAAAATCGCCGCCCTCGTTATTGAGCCCATTATGCAGGGCGCCGGGGGATTGAGATTCCACAGCCCGGAATATTTACAGGCGATACGTGCCCTTTGTGACGAGTATCGGGTACTGCTGATCCTCGATGAAATCGCCACCGGCTTTGGCCGCACCGGCAAGGCATTTGCCTATGAACACGCGGGCATAGCACCGGATTTGTTGTGCCTTGGCAAGGCGCTCACCGGCGGCATGCTGAGCCTCGCGGCAACCCTGAGCACAGATGAAGTCGCAGCAGGCATATCCAACTCCCCTGCCGGTGTGTTTATGCACGGCCCCACCTTTATGGCTAACCCGCTCGCCTGCGCAGCCGCTATCGCCAGTCTGGCACTGTTTGCCGAAAACCGCTGGCCGTCACAGGTGGCCAATATCGAAACCCGGCTGACCGATGCCCTTGAAGCCGCCCGTGTGTTGCCGCAGGTGGTTGATGTGAGGGTACTTGGCGCTGTGGGCGTGATTGAAATGGCGCAAACCGTGGATACCGCCTTTGCGCTGAAGGCATTTGCCGAGCGAGGCGTCTGGGTTCGCCCCTTTGGCAGGCTGATTTACGTGATGCCGCCTTACTGCATCAGCGATGCAGAGCTCGCCATGCTCACCAAGGCCATGGTCGAGGTTGCCGCGCTGGAGGGCATTTGCAAGACAGCCCACAATCCGGCCCACGGCTGA
- the grxC gene encoding glutaredoxin 3: MGQIEIYTKSYCPHCKAAKQTLAAKGLGFREFDVTDDQALLTEMLSRSQRRTVPQIFVGEVHIGGNQDLMASIKAGEFDKVLKARGISPKTRSR; encoded by the coding sequence ATGGGACAGATTGAGATTTACACCAAAAGCTATTGCCCACACTGCAAAGCTGCCAAACAGACTCTGGCCGCGAAGGGCCTTGGGTTTCGCGAATTTGATGTCACCGACGACCAGGCATTACTGACTGAAATGCTAAGTCGCAGCCAACGCAGGACGGTGCCACAAATCTTCGTCGGTGAAGTGCACATTGGCGGCAATCAGGATCTGATGGCGTCCATCAAAGCGGGCGAATTCGACAAGGTGCTGAAGGCACGGGGTATTTCCCCCAAAACCAGATCCCGCTGA
- a CDS encoding ATP-binding protein, producing the protein MSAIKKAIIMRGLPGSGKSFWVNQFLSALPPEMAGQVRAHGLFSTDSFFMRDGEYHFDVAKLSEYHQRNLAGFIAALGRGEPLVICDNTNLAHWEFLAYETAARALGYEVEKVLIGNPADRRHQALCAERNSHGVPLAAIRRMARAFEP; encoded by the coding sequence ATGAGCGCCATCAAAAAGGCCATCATAATGCGTGGGCTCCCCGGAAGTGGAAAATCCTTTTGGGTGAATCAGTTTTTGTCGGCATTGCCACCGGAAATGGCCGGGCAGGTTCGCGCCCATGGGCTGTTTTCCACCGACAGCTTTTTTATGCGTGACGGCGAGTATCATTTTGATGTGGCCAAATTGTCTGAATATCATCAGCGCAATCTGGCGGGGTTTATTGCGGCCCTTGGACGTGGCGAGCCACTGGTGATTTGCGACAACACCAATCTGGCCCACTGGGAGTTTTTGGCCTACGAAACGGCGGCGAGGGCGCTGGGGTACGAGGTGGAGAAGGTACTGATTGGCAATCCGGCCGACAGGCGCCATCAGGCCCTTTGTGCCGAACGTAACAGTCACGGCGTGCCGCTTGCAGCCATCAGACGAATGGCAAGAGCCTTCGAACCCTGA
- the fur gene encoding ferric iron uptake transcriptional regulator: MTDGNQALKKAGLKVTLPRVKILELMQEPENQHISAEDLYKKLLDIGEEIGLATVYRVLNQFDDAGIVSRHHFESGKAVFELSTQHHHDHLVCLSCGKVIEFSDDTIERRQNEIAMRHNIKLTNHSLYLYGVCTNDKCDHGDE; encoded by the coding sequence ATGACAGATGGAAATCAGGCGCTGAAAAAAGCGGGATTGAAAGTCACCCTGCCACGAGTAAAAATCCTGGAGCTGATGCAAGAACCGGAAAACCAGCACATCAGTGCGGAAGATCTGTACAAGAAGCTGCTCGACATCGGTGAAGAAATCGGTCTGGCCACCGTTTACCGGGTGCTGAACCAGTTTGATGACGCCGGTATTGTGTCACGCCATCACTTCGAAAGCGGCAAGGCAGTATTCGAGCTCTCTACCCAGCACCACCACGACCATCTGGTATGCTTAAGCTGTGGCAAGGTTATCGAATTCTCTGATGACACCATCGAACGTCGTCAGAATGAAATTGCCATGCGTCACAACATCAAGCTCACCAACCACAGTCTGTATCTGTACGGTGTGTGCACCAACGATAAGTGCGACCACGGCGACGAATAA